One genomic window of Cricetulus griseus strain 17A/GY chromosome 3, alternate assembly CriGri-PICRH-1.0, whole genome shotgun sequence includes the following:
- the Cpsf7 gene encoding cleavage and polyadenylation specificity factor subunit 7 isoform X3, with translation MWTTDQQLIQVIRSIGVYDVVELKFAENRANGQSKGYAEVVVASENSVHKLLELLPGKVLNGEKVDVRPATRQNLSQFEAQARKRECVRVPRGGIPPRAHSRDSSDSADGRATPSENLVPSSARVDKPPSVLPYFNRPPSALPLMGLPPPPIPPPPPLSSSFGVPPPPPGIHYQHLMPPPPRLPPHLAVPPPGAIPPALHLNPAFFPPPNATVGPPPDTYMKASTPYNHHGSRDSGPPPSTVSEAEFEEIMKRNRAISSSAISKAVSGASAGDYSDAIETLLTAIAVIKQSRVANDERCRVLISSLKDCLHGIEAKSYGVGASGSSSRKRHRSRERSPSRSRESSRRHRDLLHNEDRHDDYFQERNREHERHRDRERDRHH, from the exons ATG TGGACTACAGACCAGCAGCTGATCCAGGTTATTCGCTCTATAGGAGTCTATGATGTGGTGGAGTTAAAATTTGCAGAGAACCGTGCAAATGGCCAGTCTAAAGG GTATGCTGAGGTGGTGGTAGCCTCTGAAAATTCTGTCCACAAATTGCTGGAACTCTTGCCAGGAAAAGTTCTTAATGGAGAAAAAGTGGATGTGAGACCAGCCACCCGGCAGAACTTATCACAATTTGAGGCGCAGGCTCGGAAACGTGAGTGCGTCCGAGTCCCAAGAGGGG GAATACCTCCACGGGCCCACTCCAGAGATTCTAGTGATTCTGCTGATGGACGGGCAACTCCCTCTGAGAACCTTGTACCCTCATCTGCTCGTGTGGATAAGCCCCCCAGCGTGTTGCCCTACTTTAACCGTCCTCCTTCAGCCCTTCCCCTGATGggtctgcccccacccccaattccaCCCCCACCACCTCTCTCCTCAAGCTTTGGtgtcccccctcctcctcctggtaTCCACTACCAGCATCTCATGCCCCCTCCTCCTCGATTACCTCCTCATCTGGCTGTACCTCCCCCTGGGGCCATTCCACCAGCCCTTCACCTCAATCCAGCCTTCTTCCCCCCACCAAATGCTACAGTGGGGCCTCCACCAGATACTTATATGAAGGCCTCTACACCCTATAACCACCATGGCAG CCGAGATTCAGGCCCTCCGCCTTCTACAGTGAGTGAAGCTGAATTTGAAGAGATAATGAAGCGTAACAGAGCAATTTCCAGCAGTGCCATTTCCAAAGCAGTGTCTGGAGCCAGTGCAG GGGATTACAGTGATGCCATTGAGACACTACTCACAGCCATTGCAGTTATCAAACAGTCTCGAGTCGCCAATGATGAGCGTTGCCGGGTCCTCATCTCCTCTCTTAAGGACTGTCTTCATGGCATAGAGGCCAAGTCATACGGTGTGGGTGCCAGTGGAAGCTCTTCCAG GAAAAGACATCGGTCCAGGGAGAGGTCACCAAGCAGGTCCCGAGAGAGCAGCAGGAGGCACCGAGACTTGCTTCATAATGAAGACCGGCATGATGATTATTTCCAAGAGAGGAACCGGGAGCATGAGAGACACCGGGATAGAGAACGGGACCGGCACCACTGA
- the Cpsf7 gene encoding cleavage and polyadenylation specificity factor subunit 7 isoform X1 codes for MSEGVDLIDIYADEEFNQDSEFNNTDQIDLYDDVLTATSQPSDDRSSSTEPPPPVRQEPSPKPNNKTPAILYTYSGLRSRRAAVYVGSFSWWTTDQQLIQVIRSIGVYDVVELKFAENRANGQSKGYAEVVVASENSVHKLLELLPGKVLNGEKVDVRPATRQNLSQFEAQARKRECVRVPRGGIPPRAHSRDSSDSADGRATPSENLVPSSARVDKPPSVLPYFNRPPSALPLMGLPPPPIPPPPPLSSSFGVPPPPPGIHYQHLMPPPPRLPPHLAVPPPGAIPPALHLNPAFFPPPNATVGPPPDTYMKASTPYNHHGSRDSGPPPSTVSEAEFEEIMKRNRAISSSAISKAVSGASAGDYSDAIETLLTAIAVIKQSRVANDERCRVLISSLKDCLHGIEAKSYGVGASGSSSRKRHRSRERSPSRSRESSRRHRDLLHNEDRHDDYFQERNREHERHRDRERDRHH; via the exons ATGTCAGAAGGAGTGGACTTGATTGATATATACGCTGATGAAGAGTTCAACCAG GACTCGGAGTTCAACAATACAGATCAGATTGACCTGTATGATGATGTGTTGACGGCTACCTCACAGCCTTCAGATGATAGAAGCAGTAGCACTGAACCGCCCCCTCCTGTTCGCCAGGAGCCGTctcccaaaccaaacaacaagacCCCTGCAATCCTGTATACATACAGTGGCCTGCGGAGTAGACGAGCAGCTGTCTATGTAGGCAGCTTCTCCTGG TGGACTACAGACCAGCAGCTGATCCAGGTTATTCGCTCTATAGGAGTCTATGATGTGGTGGAGTTAAAATTTGCAGAGAACCGTGCAAATGGCCAGTCTAAAGG GTATGCTGAGGTGGTGGTAGCCTCTGAAAATTCTGTCCACAAATTGCTGGAACTCTTGCCAGGAAAAGTTCTTAATGGAGAAAAAGTGGATGTGAGACCAGCCACCCGGCAGAACTTATCACAATTTGAGGCGCAGGCTCGGAAACGTGAGTGCGTCCGAGTCCCAAGAGGGG GAATACCTCCACGGGCCCACTCCAGAGATTCTAGTGATTCTGCTGATGGACGGGCAACTCCCTCTGAGAACCTTGTACCCTCATCTGCTCGTGTGGATAAGCCCCCCAGCGTGTTGCCCTACTTTAACCGTCCTCCTTCAGCCCTTCCCCTGATGggtctgcccccacccccaattccaCCCCCACCACCTCTCTCCTCAAGCTTTGGtgtcccccctcctcctcctggtaTCCACTACCAGCATCTCATGCCCCCTCCTCCTCGATTACCTCCTCATCTGGCTGTACCTCCCCCTGGGGCCATTCCACCAGCCCTTCACCTCAATCCAGCCTTCTTCCCCCCACCAAATGCTACAGTGGGGCCTCCACCAGATACTTATATGAAGGCCTCTACACCCTATAACCACCATGGCAG CCGAGATTCAGGCCCTCCGCCTTCTACAGTGAGTGAAGCTGAATTTGAAGAGATAATGAAGCGTAACAGAGCAATTTCCAGCAGTGCCATTTCCAAAGCAGTGTCTGGAGCCAGTGCAG GGGATTACAGTGATGCCATTGAGACACTACTCACAGCCATTGCAGTTATCAAACAGTCTCGAGTCGCCAATGATGAGCGTTGCCGGGTCCTCATCTCCTCTCTTAAGGACTGTCTTCATGGCATAGAGGCCAAGTCATACGGTGTGGGTGCCAGTGGAAGCTCTTCCAG GAAAAGACATCGGTCCAGGGAGAGGTCACCAAGCAGGTCCCGAGAGAGCAGCAGGAGGCACCGAGACTTGCTTCATAATGAAGACCGGCATGATGATTATTTCCAAGAGAGGAACCGGGAGCATGAGAGACACCGGGATAGAGAACGGGACCGGCACCACTGA
- the Cpsf7 gene encoding cleavage and polyadenylation specificity factor subunit 7 isoform X2, protein MSEGVDLIDIYADEEFNQDSEFNNTDQIDLYDDVLTATSQPSDDRSSSTEPPPPVRQEPSPKPNNKTPAILYTYSGLRSRRAAVYVGSFSWWTTDQQLIQVIRSIGVYDVVELKFAENRANGQSKGYAEVVVASENSVHKLLELLPGKVLNGEKVDVRPATRQNLSQFEAQARKRIPPRAHSRDSSDSADGRATPSENLVPSSARVDKPPSVLPYFNRPPSALPLMGLPPPPIPPPPPLSSSFGVPPPPPGIHYQHLMPPPPRLPPHLAVPPPGAIPPALHLNPAFFPPPNATVGPPPDTYMKASTPYNHHGSRDSGPPPSTVSEAEFEEIMKRNRAISSSAISKAVSGASAGDYSDAIETLLTAIAVIKQSRVANDERCRVLISSLKDCLHGIEAKSYGVGASGSSSRKRHRSRERSPSRSRESSRRHRDLLHNEDRHDDYFQERNREHERHRDRERDRHH, encoded by the exons ATGTCAGAAGGAGTGGACTTGATTGATATATACGCTGATGAAGAGTTCAACCAG GACTCGGAGTTCAACAATACAGATCAGATTGACCTGTATGATGATGTGTTGACGGCTACCTCACAGCCTTCAGATGATAGAAGCAGTAGCACTGAACCGCCCCCTCCTGTTCGCCAGGAGCCGTctcccaaaccaaacaacaagacCCCTGCAATCCTGTATACATACAGTGGCCTGCGGAGTAGACGAGCAGCTGTCTATGTAGGCAGCTTCTCCTGG TGGACTACAGACCAGCAGCTGATCCAGGTTATTCGCTCTATAGGAGTCTATGATGTGGTGGAGTTAAAATTTGCAGAGAACCGTGCAAATGGCCAGTCTAAAGG GTATGCTGAGGTGGTGGTAGCCTCTGAAAATTCTGTCCACAAATTGCTGGAACTCTTGCCAGGAAAAGTTCTTAATGGAGAAAAAGTGGATGTGAGACCAGCCACCCGGCAGAACTTATCACAATTTGAGGCGCAGGCTCGGAAAC GAATACCTCCACGGGCCCACTCCAGAGATTCTAGTGATTCTGCTGATGGACGGGCAACTCCCTCTGAGAACCTTGTACCCTCATCTGCTCGTGTGGATAAGCCCCCCAGCGTGTTGCCCTACTTTAACCGTCCTCCTTCAGCCCTTCCCCTGATGggtctgcccccacccccaattccaCCCCCACCACCTCTCTCCTCAAGCTTTGGtgtcccccctcctcctcctggtaTCCACTACCAGCATCTCATGCCCCCTCCTCCTCGATTACCTCCTCATCTGGCTGTACCTCCCCCTGGGGCCATTCCACCAGCCCTTCACCTCAATCCAGCCTTCTTCCCCCCACCAAATGCTACAGTGGGGCCTCCACCAGATACTTATATGAAGGCCTCTACACCCTATAACCACCATGGCAG CCGAGATTCAGGCCCTCCGCCTTCTACAGTGAGTGAAGCTGAATTTGAAGAGATAATGAAGCGTAACAGAGCAATTTCCAGCAGTGCCATTTCCAAAGCAGTGTCTGGAGCCAGTGCAG GGGATTACAGTGATGCCATTGAGACACTACTCACAGCCATTGCAGTTATCAAACAGTCTCGAGTCGCCAATGATGAGCGTTGCCGGGTCCTCATCTCCTCTCTTAAGGACTGTCTTCATGGCATAGAGGCCAAGTCATACGGTGTGGGTGCCAGTGGAAGCTCTTCCAG GAAAAGACATCGGTCCAGGGAGAGGTCACCAAGCAGGTCCCGAGAGAGCAGCAGGAGGCACCGAGACTTGCTTCATAATGAAGACCGGCATGATGATTATTTCCAAGAGAGGAACCGGGAGCATGAGAGACACCGGGATAGAGAACGGGACCGGCACCACTGA